From one Chitinivorax sp. B genomic stretch:
- a CDS encoding TRAP transporter substrate-binding protein, which translates to MKRRSLLLGTLALVFSGAVFANNPIVIKFSHVVALDTPKGKAAEHFKKLAEERTKGRVKVEVYPNSQLYKDKEELEALQLGAVQMLAPSLAKFGPLGVKEFEVFDLPYIFDNYAELHKVTQGPIGASLLAKLESKGIKGLAFWDNGFKQFSANKPLKKPEDFKGLKMRIQSSKVLDAEMRALSANPQVMAFSEVYQALQTGVVDGTENPPSNFYTQKMHEVQKHMTISDHGYLGYAVIVNKKFWDSLPGDIRPALEGAMKDATKYANDIAKSENDSDVDNIKKSGKTQVVTLTADERKALKRALTPVHKQMESRIGKELIESIYKETGFNANE; encoded by the coding sequence ATGAAACGTCGTTCACTGCTGCTTGGCACGCTGGCCTTGGTATTCTCCGGTGCAGTATTTGCCAACAATCCTATCGTGATCAAATTCAGCCATGTGGTGGCATTGGATACACCTAAAGGCAAAGCCGCTGAACACTTCAAGAAACTGGCTGAGGAGCGCACCAAAGGCCGCGTGAAGGTGGAAGTCTACCCCAACAGTCAGCTTTATAAAGATAAGGAAGAGCTGGAAGCGTTGCAGCTGGGTGCCGTGCAGATGTTGGCACCCAGTTTGGCCAAGTTTGGCCCGTTGGGTGTGAAAGAGTTTGAAGTTTTTGATTTGCCGTACATCTTTGATAACTATGCTGAGTTGCACAAGGTAACACAAGGCCCGATTGGTGCCAGTCTGCTGGCCAAGCTGGAAAGTAAAGGTATCAAGGGCCTGGCCTTCTGGGATAACGGGTTCAAGCAGTTTTCCGCAAATAAACCACTGAAAAAGCCGGAGGACTTCAAGGGTTTAAAAATGCGCATTCAGTCTTCCAAGGTATTGGATGCCGAAATGCGCGCGCTCAGCGCTAACCCGCAGGTGATGGCATTCTCGGAGGTCTATCAGGCCCTGCAAACGGGTGTGGTTGATGGGACCGAAAACCCACCGTCTAATTTCTATACACAAAAGATGCATGAAGTGCAAAAGCACATGACGATTTCTGATCATGGTTACCTGGGCTATGCCGTCATCGTCAACAAGAAATTCTGGGATTCATTGCCTGGCGACATACGACCCGCGCTGGAAGGCGCCATGAAAGATGCCACCAAGTATGCCAACGATATCGCCAAGAGCGAAAACGACAGCGATGTCGATAACATCAAAAAATCCGGCAAGACGCAAGTCGTGACTTTGACTGCGGATGAACGGAAAGCACTCAAGCGAGCCCTGACGCCTGTCCACAAGCAGATGGAAAGCCGTATTGGTAAAGAATTGATCGAATCCATCTATAAAGAAACAGGTTTTAACGCGAACGAGTAA
- a CDS encoding TRAP transporter small permease, whose protein sequence is MKLLDYLEEFIIASLMAVATLIIFMAVVHRYLTGFNWPLQDWLLSLNVSWAQELCIYLFVWMAKFGAAYGVRTGIHVGVDVLINRLSHDNHKIFVMIGLFAGALFTGIVGTLGATFVWEIAQTEQTSADMEIPIWWVYMAIPAGSYLMCFRFLQVAWGFFRTGELPKHDHSHVEGLEKEMER, encoded by the coding sequence ATGAAGCTACTTGATTACCTGGAAGAGTTCATTATTGCCAGCCTGATGGCCGTGGCGACCTTGATCATCTTTATGGCAGTGGTGCATCGCTATCTCACCGGGTTCAATTGGCCCTTGCAAGACTGGCTGTTGTCCCTAAACGTGTCGTGGGCTCAAGAGTTGTGTATCTACCTATTTGTATGGATGGCCAAATTCGGTGCGGCCTATGGCGTACGTACCGGCATTCATGTTGGGGTTGACGTGTTGATCAATCGGTTGAGTCATGACAATCACAAGATTTTTGTGATGATTGGACTGTTTGCTGGCGCATTGTTTACCGGGATTGTGGGCACTTTGGGTGCCACCTTTGTCTGGGAGATTGCTCAAACCGAACAGACCTCGGCTGATATGGAAATCCCGATCTGGTGGGTTTACATGGCGATTCCAGCGGGGTCGTATTTGATGTGTTTCCGCTTTTTGCAGGTCGCATGGGGCTTCTTCCGTACTGGGGAACTACCCAAGCATGACCACTCGCATGTGGAAGGTCTGGAAAAAGAAATGGAAAGGTAA